The Arachis hypogaea cultivar Tifrunner chromosome 19, arahy.Tifrunner.gnm2.J5K5, whole genome shotgun sequence genome has a window encoding:
- the LOC112777562 gene encoding uncharacterized protein produces MGKKNKRRDEDAESPQLNPNDGNGDDSDNAKKLKKKKKKNKKNEKPKERATVSIAVPASIIDNVPTLDLATRLAGQIARAATIFCIDEVVVFDNNGEPNRDPVMENSDDESGAAFLIRILRYLETPQYLRKALFPMHNSLRFVGLLPPLDPPHHLRKHEWGPYREGVTINGNSNSTGTLVDVGLAKHVVVDQLLEPGRRVTVAMGAERNLDSDLPRQVVSSSKPREEGEYWGYQVRYARNISSVFKDCMHKGGYDYIIGTSEHGQIIKSHELEIPSFRHLLIAFGGLAGLEESIEEDDNLKGKNAGDAFNVYLNTCPHQGSRTIRTEEAILISLQYFQEPISRALQS; encoded by the exons ATGGGGaagaagaataagagaagagacgAAGACGCCGAATCTCCTCAGCTCAACCCTAACGATGGAAACGGTGACGACTCTGATAATGCGAAGAagctcaagaagaagaagaagaagaataagaagaacgAGAAACCAAAAGAGAGGGCCACAGTGAGCATAGCTGTGCCTGCTTCCATCATTGACAACGTTCCAACCCTTGACCTCGCCACTCGG CTGGCTGGTCAAATCGCTCGTGCTGCAACTATTTTCTGTATCGACGAG GTTGTTGTGTTTGATAATAATGGGGAGCCAAATAGGGACCCCGTGATGGAGAATTCAGATGATGAAAGTGGTGCAGCTTTTCTCATCCGAATCCTGCGATATCTTGAGACGCCTCAGTATCTGAGGAAGGCTTTGTTCCCTATGCATAACAGCCTCAGATTTGTG GGCCTGTTGCCACCCCTTGATCCCCCGCACCATTTGCGCAAACATGAGTGGGGTCCATATAGGGAAG GTGTCACAATAAATGGTAATTCAAACTCAACGGGAACACTAGTTGATGTTGGTttagctaag CATGTTGTAGTTGACCAACTACTGGAACCAGGAAGAAGAGTCACGGTAGCCATGGGTGCCGAGCGCAATTTGGATTCTG ATTTACCACGCCAGGTTGTGTCGTCATCCAAGCCTAGGGAAGAAGGTGAATATTGGGGATATCAAGTGCGCTATGCACGTAATATTAGCTCAGTATTTAAGGATTGCATGCACAAG GGTGGCTATGATTATATAATAGGTACCTCTGAGCATGGTCAAATTATTAAGTCTCATGAGCTTGAAATACCTTCTTTCAG ACATTTGTTGATTGCCTTTGGTGGATTGGCTGGGCTGGAAGAGAGTATTGAAGAAGATGATAACTTGAAG GGGAAAAATGCAGGGGATGCATTTAATGTATACTTAAATACATGTCCACATCAGGGAAGTAGGACAATTCGAACTGAG GAAGCAATTCTTATCTCTCTtcaatacttccaagaaccaaTTAGTAGAGCATTGCAGAGTTAA
- the LOC112779185 gene encoding protein FAR-RED IMPAIRED RESPONSE 1-like, with protein MEFTSLQAAYDYYKNTVASRDSQSGGPRWVAEQSRGRRAKSFGRYLCARGKESETEITCSGKTGRWILDRSRGAGVKPGLRGQSQSHRVVKEGDLHQINSMRKFGMRVPTIFRAFANQLGGFETVGFEIKDIYNAIEKQRRAGATDAEAALKFLGTLKTTDSRMFWKYSLDVDNRLEHLFWCDGTSRYDYSVFRNVLGFDATYGRNKYKCPLVIFSGVDHHMRTVVFGCAILSNESEGSYVWLLRAFLEAMKGKQPKFVIMDGNLAMKSDLEVDEFERIWTDSVANHGLEYHSRIAEMYAKKYSWSNAHIWEKFFTRLKTTSKCEALNMQLENFIHNGI; from the exons ATGGAGTTCACAAGCCTACAGGCAGCTTATGACTACTACAAGAATACGGTCGCATCAAGGGATTCTCAGTCAGGAGGTCCAAGGTGGGTCGCAGAACAAAGCAGGGGGCGGAGGGCAAAATCATTTGGCAGATATTTGTGTGCTCGAGGGAAGGAGAGCGAGACGGAAATCACATGCAGCGGGAAGACAGGAAGATGGATCCTCGACCGATCACGCGGTGCGGGTGTGAAGCCTGGATTAAG GGGTCAGTCGCAGTCACACAGAGTAGTCAAGGAAGGCGATTTACACCAAATCAATTCCATGAGAAAATTTGGGATGCGGGTGCCGACAATTTTCCGCGCCTTTGCCAATCAGTTAGGGGGATTCGAGACTGTTGGGTTCGAGATAAAGGACATATATAATGCGATAGAGAAGCAAAGGCGGGCTGGCGCGACAGATGCTGAGGCCGCGTTGAAGTTCTTAGGAACTCTAAAGACCACTGATTCTAGGATGTTCTGGAAGTACTCGCTGGATGTTGACAATAGGCTGGAACATCTCTTCTGGTGCGATGGTACAAGTCGTTATGACTACAGCGTGTTCAGGAATGTCCTGGGATTTGATGCAACGTACGGTCGTAACAAATACAAGTGCCCTTTGGTAATATTCTCAGGGGTGGACCATCATATGAGGACGGTGGTGTTCGGTTGCGCCATCTTGAGCAACGAAAGTGAAGGAAGCTATGTGTGGTTGTTGCGGGCATTTCTTGAGGCAATGAAAGGAAAACAGCCGAAGTTTGTCATCATGGACGGGAACCTCGCCATGAAGAGCG ATCTAGAGGTTGACGAATTTGAGAGAATATGGACGGACAGCGTGGCAAACCACGGGTTAGAATATCATTCGCGGATAGCGGAGATGTATGCAAAGAAGTATTCATGGTCTAATGCGCATATCTGGGAGAAATTCTTCACAAGACTGAAGACGACATCGAAATGCGAGGCCTTGAATATGCAGCTTGAAAATTTTATACACAACGG GATCTAA
- the LOC112777571 gene encoding protein phosphatase 2C 70 isoform X1, whose translation MPLFLTLLLLMLLLLLLSILFFVFKPWRFFLPLSSSSSPSSSTSIKASELERPLLSADDIQVSHNQTNEFPLDYDPEGACSPNQLHFRVPQNDSLVQKQISLPSNVPLGDSLVLDVIHDHLEDVDATGQTLVFPPAQFVETPKHRRSNFESDRLKDFVQGDISDQRSCLTLEVNDGPSRGLRCSVQSTNTSRLPLTLGRVSPSDLLLNDSEVSGKHAQINWNVDKMRWELVDMGSLNGTQLNSQPINNPKTGSRHWSDPVDLANGDIITLGTTSKAIVHITKQNQQHIPFGVGMASDPMALRRGGKKLPMQDVCYYEWPLPGLDQFGVFGICDGHGGDGAAKSASRLFPEIIGNLLSNSLARERVLSLRDASEILRDAFAQTEAGMNHDCEGCTATVLLVWVDGDKNLFAQCANVGDSTCILCVDGKHIKMTEDHKVANHSERLRIEETGDPLKNGEKRLHGMNLARMLGDKFLKQQDSRFSSEPYISQVMHIDKACRPFAILASDGLWDVISMKKATELVLQMRERYATDREKFAERIANSLLNEAKTQRTKDNTCVIFLDFDTCRVES comes from the exons ATGCCGCTGTTTCTCACTCTTCTCCTCCTTATGCTGTTGCTTCTTCtcctctccattctcttcttCGTCTTCAAGCCATGGCGCTTTTTTCTCCctctttcctcctcctcttcccccTCCTCCTCCACCTCCATCAAG GCTAGTGAGCTGGAGAGGCCTCTTCTTTCAGCTGATGACATTCAGGTTTCACATAATCAGACCAATGAATTTCCCTTAGATTATGATCCTGAAGGTGCTTGCTCTCCCAACCAACTTCATTTTCGCGTCCCACAAAACGATTCACTTGTTCAAAAGCAAATTTCTCTTCCCTCTAATGTGCCTCTAG GTGATAGCTTGGTTTTAGATGTAATTCATGATCATTTGGAAGATGTTGATGCTACTGGTCAAACACTTGTATTTCCCCCAGCTCAATTTGTTGAAACTCCAAAGCATAGAAGATCAAACTTTGAAAGTGACAGACTGAAAGACTTTGTGCAAGGAGATATCTCTGATCAAA GAAGTTGCCTCACGCTGGAGGTTAATGATGGTCCTTCTCGTGGACTTCGTTGTTCTGTACAGTCAACAAATACCTCTCGTCTACCACTAACCTTGGGAAGAGTTTCTCCAAGTGATTTGTTGCTAAATGATTCAGAAGTGTCAGGAAAGCATGCTCAAATAAACTGGAATGTGGAT AAAATGAGGTGGGAATTGGTAGATATGGGTAGCTTAAATGGAACACAGTTAAATTCTCAGCCAATCAACAATCCAAAGACTGGAAGCAGGCATTGGAGTGATCCGGTGGATCTTGCTAATGGAGATATCATAACTCTTGGAACAACATCAAAAGCAATT GTTCATATTACTAAGCAAAATCAGCAGCATATTCCCTTTGGGGTGGGTATGGCATCAGATCCAATGGCTTTGCGTCGAGGAGGCAAAAAGCTGCCTATGCAGGATGTTTGCTATTATGAGTGGCCTCTGCCTGGGTTGGATCAG TTTGGAGTGTTTGGCATTTGCGATGGGCATGGTGGAGATGGGGCTGCCAAATCTGCTAGCAG ACTTTTTCCTGAGATAATTGGCAATTTATTATCAAATTCATTAGCACGAGAGAGGGTTTTGTCACTTCGTGATGCTTCAGAAATTCTTCGAGATGCATTTGCTCAAACAGAAGCAGGCATGAATCACGATTGTGAG GGATGCACAGCAACAGTGCTTCTGGTGTGGGTTGATGGTGATAAAAATCTTTTTGCACAATGTGCGAATGTTGGAGACTCCACCTGTATCTTATG TGTTGATGGCAAACACATTAAGATGACAGAAGATCATAAGGTAGCTAATCATTCGGAAAGACTTCGAATTGAAGAGACAGGAGATCCATTGAAAAATGGGGAGAAACGTCTACATG GTATGAATCTTGCGAGGATGCTTGGGGACAAGTTCCTGAAACAGCAGGATTCACGGTTTAGTTCAGAGCCTTATATAAGTCAAGTCATGCATATTGATAAAGCATGCAGACCATTCGCCATTCTTGCTAG TGACGGGTTATGGGATGTGATCAGCATGAAGAAGGCAACTGAACTAGTTCTTCAG ATGAGGGAGAGATATGCAACGGATAGAGAGAAATTTGCAGAAAGAATTGCAAATTCCTTGTTGAATGAGGCTAAAACACAAAGAACAAAGGATAATACCTGTGTAATTTTCTTAGATTTTGATACTTGTAGAGTTGAATCATAG
- the LOC112776522 gene encoding protein root UVB sensitive 3 yields the protein MTAVSNSNDTAITLEEWNGSSTSKLSKTFTIQASSSSVSFKRSGARFTHLWRRLLQALVPEGFPSSVTADYVPFQIWDTLQGLSTYTRTMLSTQALLSAIGVGEKSATVIGATFQWFLRDLTGMLGGILFTFYQGSNLDSNAKMWRLVADLMNDLGMLMDLISPLFPSAFVIIVCLGSISRSFTGVASGATRAALTQHFALQDNAADISAKEGSQETVATMIGMALGMLVARITIGHPLAIWVCFLSLTLFHMYANYQAVRCLALTSLNPERTTIHLQHFMKTGKVLSPEQVSAKEHVLPLKLTVWSSKNADLLYTKVHLGTRVSSLDNMEIKEHLLSAASYYAKAKYLLVERNGTVNVIVHKDSNAADILKSFVHALILATNVSESKSSHSDSQMWIDKHYDVFIHKLKSLGWKTERLLSPIIWRANWIYKASEKKAD from the exons ATGACAGCAGTGTCCAACTCCAACGATACGGCCATAACCTTGGAAGAATGGAATGGCTCTTCCACCTCCAAGCTCTCTAAGACTTTCACCATCCAAGCTTCCTCTTCCTCTGTCTCCTTTAAAAG ATCCGGTGCCCGTTTCACCCATCTTTGGAGACGATTATTGCAGGCATTAGTTCCTGAG GGTTTTCCTAGCAGTGTGACTGCAGATTATGTTCCCTTTCAAATATGGGATACATTGCAG GGTCTTTCAACTTATACAAGGACCATGCTGTCTACCCAG GCTCTCCTTAGTGCTATTGGGGTTGGCGAGAAATCAGCTACTGTGATTGGTGCCACTTTTCAG TGGTTTTTGAGGGATCTAACCGGCATGCTTGGAGGTATCTTATTCACATTCTACCAG GGATCAAATCTTGATAGTAATGCCAAAATGTGGCGTTTGGTTGCAGATCTTATGAACGATCTTG GAATGCTAATGGACCTTATTTCGCCACTGTTTCCGTCAGCTTTTGTGATTATTGTTTGCCTAGGAAGCATATCAAGATCATTCA CTGGTGTTGCAAGTGGAGCCACTAGAGCCGCTTTGACTCAGCATTTTGCTCTTCAGGATAATGCCGCAGATATATCTGCTAAG GAAGGGAGTCAAGAAACAGTGGCCACAATGATTGGCATGGCATTGGGCATGCTTGTTGCTCGCATCACCATAGGACACCCACTAGCCATTTGGGTTTGTTTTTTGTCCCTAACCCTGTTCCATATGTATG CGAACTACCAAGCTGTGCGGTGCCTAGCATTGACCTCATTAAATCCTGAAAGAACCACTATTCATTTGCAGCATTTCATGAAGACAGGCAAAG TTCTGTCACCTGAACAAGTCTCTGCAAAGGAACATGTTTTACCTCTTAAGCTCACTGTATGGAGCTCAAAGAATGCTGATTTGCTGTATACAAAAGTACATTTAGGTACAAGGGTTTCATCATTAGATAACATGGAAAT TAAGGAGCATTTGCTTTCTGCAGCATCTTACTATGCAAAAG CCAAGTACTTACTAGTTGAAAGGAACGGAACTGTTAATGTTATTGTGCATAAAGATTCAAATGCTGCTGACATTCTGAAATCATTTGTTCATGCTCTCATTCTTGCAACGAATGTCTCTGAGAGCAAATCTTCGCATTCAGACAGCCAAATGTGGATCGATAAGCACTACGACGTGTTTATTCACAAG CTCAAGTCATTAGGCTGGAAAACAGAACGGCTTCTATCACCTATAATATGGAGGGCAAACTGGATCTATAAAGCATCTGAAAAGAAAGCCGATTAG
- the LOC112777571 gene encoding protein phosphatase 2C 70 isoform X2 → MPLFLTLLLLMLLLLLLSILFFVFKPWRFFLPLSSSSSPSSSTSIKASELERPLLSADDIQVSHNQTNEFPLDYDPEGDSLVLDVIHDHLEDVDATGQTLVFPPAQFVETPKHRRSNFESDRLKDFVQGDISDQRSCLTLEVNDGPSRGLRCSVQSTNTSRLPLTLGRVSPSDLLLNDSEVSGKHAQINWNVDKMRWELVDMGSLNGTQLNSQPINNPKTGSRHWSDPVDLANGDIITLGTTSKAIVHITKQNQQHIPFGVGMASDPMALRRGGKKLPMQDVCYYEWPLPGLDQFGVFGICDGHGGDGAAKSASRLFPEIIGNLLSNSLARERVLSLRDASEILRDAFAQTEAGMNHDCEGCTATVLLVWVDGDKNLFAQCANVGDSTCILCVDGKHIKMTEDHKVANHSERLRIEETGDPLKNGEKRLHGMNLARMLGDKFLKQQDSRFSSEPYISQVMHIDKACRPFAILASDGLWDVISMKKATELVLQMRERYATDREKFAERIANSLLNEAKTQRTKDNTCVIFLDFDTCRVES, encoded by the exons ATGCCGCTGTTTCTCACTCTTCTCCTCCTTATGCTGTTGCTTCTTCtcctctccattctcttcttCGTCTTCAAGCCATGGCGCTTTTTTCTCCctctttcctcctcctcttcccccTCCTCCTCCACCTCCATCAAG GCTAGTGAGCTGGAGAGGCCTCTTCTTTCAGCTGATGACATTCAGGTTTCACATAATCAGACCAATGAATTTCCCTTAGATTATGATCCTGAAG GTGATAGCTTGGTTTTAGATGTAATTCATGATCATTTGGAAGATGTTGATGCTACTGGTCAAACACTTGTATTTCCCCCAGCTCAATTTGTTGAAACTCCAAAGCATAGAAGATCAAACTTTGAAAGTGACAGACTGAAAGACTTTGTGCAAGGAGATATCTCTGATCAAA GAAGTTGCCTCACGCTGGAGGTTAATGATGGTCCTTCTCGTGGACTTCGTTGTTCTGTACAGTCAACAAATACCTCTCGTCTACCACTAACCTTGGGAAGAGTTTCTCCAAGTGATTTGTTGCTAAATGATTCAGAAGTGTCAGGAAAGCATGCTCAAATAAACTGGAATGTGGAT AAAATGAGGTGGGAATTGGTAGATATGGGTAGCTTAAATGGAACACAGTTAAATTCTCAGCCAATCAACAATCCAAAGACTGGAAGCAGGCATTGGAGTGATCCGGTGGATCTTGCTAATGGAGATATCATAACTCTTGGAACAACATCAAAAGCAATT GTTCATATTACTAAGCAAAATCAGCAGCATATTCCCTTTGGGGTGGGTATGGCATCAGATCCAATGGCTTTGCGTCGAGGAGGCAAAAAGCTGCCTATGCAGGATGTTTGCTATTATGAGTGGCCTCTGCCTGGGTTGGATCAG TTTGGAGTGTTTGGCATTTGCGATGGGCATGGTGGAGATGGGGCTGCCAAATCTGCTAGCAG ACTTTTTCCTGAGATAATTGGCAATTTATTATCAAATTCATTAGCACGAGAGAGGGTTTTGTCACTTCGTGATGCTTCAGAAATTCTTCGAGATGCATTTGCTCAAACAGAAGCAGGCATGAATCACGATTGTGAG GGATGCACAGCAACAGTGCTTCTGGTGTGGGTTGATGGTGATAAAAATCTTTTTGCACAATGTGCGAATGTTGGAGACTCCACCTGTATCTTATG TGTTGATGGCAAACACATTAAGATGACAGAAGATCATAAGGTAGCTAATCATTCGGAAAGACTTCGAATTGAAGAGACAGGAGATCCATTGAAAAATGGGGAGAAACGTCTACATG GTATGAATCTTGCGAGGATGCTTGGGGACAAGTTCCTGAAACAGCAGGATTCACGGTTTAGTTCAGAGCCTTATATAAGTCAAGTCATGCATATTGATAAAGCATGCAGACCATTCGCCATTCTTGCTAG TGACGGGTTATGGGATGTGATCAGCATGAAGAAGGCAACTGAACTAGTTCTTCAG ATGAGGGAGAGATATGCAACGGATAGAGAGAAATTTGCAGAAAGAATTGCAAATTCCTTGTTGAATGAGGCTAAAACACAAAGAACAAAGGATAATACCTGTGTAATTTTCTTAGATTTTGATACTTGTAGAGTTGAATCATAG
- the LOC112777561 gene encoding pentatricopeptide repeat-containing protein At5g50280, chloroplastic, with protein MMGSLTLNLRVTPCSSFTTCLLHPPSLSKPSFLIQPSNIPTTSLSLSASSSYDAPISTPTPIFLPYLQQQEEDVEAIEIIHEEQKEAQEEEQPCDPIYKFFKERTLVPSQDPLTQGKLTLQKNRRISWHLAVDTALDSDEQQEEEIEMGLDQVPFSIEEEEGEDNKIEWKKELPQGIVGEIVHLARNLPENLTLEEALDKGFEGRVSEEDCWEVLEVLEEEKLILCCLYFFQWMRSQEPSLVTPRSCTVLFPALGRARMGDKLMVLFRNLPSTTEFKDVHVYNAAISGLLDGGRYEDAWKVYEVMETENIRPDHVTCSIMIVLMRTLGHSAKDAWQFFEKMNRKGVQWSEEVLGALIKSFCVEGLVNEALIIQIEMEKKGISPNAIVYNTLMDAYCKSNHVEEAEGLFVEMKSKGIKPTEATFNILMHAYSRRMQPKIVEKLLEEMQDVGLKPNVKSYTCVISAYGKQKKMCDMASDAFLKMKKVGIQPTSHSYTALIHAYSISGWHEKAYAAYESMQREGIKPSIETYTALLDAFRRAGDTQTLMKIWKLMMLDKIEGTRVTFNILVDGFAKQGRYMEARDVISEFGKMGLHPTVMTYNMLMNAYARGGRHSKLPQLLKEMENLNLKPDSVTYSTMIYAYVRVRDFKRAFFYHKQMVKTRQVPDLASYQKLRSILDVKAAKKNRKDRSALVGIVNSKMGITKVKRQKDEFWKHRKKHVTKRSADASAQ; from the exons ATGATGGGAAGTCTGACTCTGAACCTGAGAGTGACACCTTGTAGCTCCTTCACCACCTGCCTTCTTCACCCTCCTTCTCTTTCCAAACCCTCCTTTCTCATTCAACCCTCCAATATCCCAACAACCTCACTCTCCCTCTCCGCTTCTTCTTCCTACGATGCACCAATCTCTACACCAACCCCCATTTTCCTCCCTTATCTCCAACAGCAAGAGGAAGATGTTGAGGCTATAGAAATAATACATGAAGAACAAAAAGAAGCACAAGAAGAAGAGCAACCCTGTGACCCAATCTATAAATTCTTCAAAGAAAGGACTTTGGTTCCTTCACAAGACCCTCTAACTCAAGGCAAATTGACCCTCCAGAAGAACCGTCGAATTTCTTGGCACCTTGCTGTGGATACCGCCCTTGACTCTGATGAACAACAAGAGGAAGAAATTGAGATGGGTTTGGACCAAGTTCCATTTAGTATTGAGGAAGAAGAAGGTGAAGACAACAAAATCGAGTGGAAGAAGGAACTCCCACAGGGCATTGTTGGAGAAATTGTTCATCTGGCAAGGAACCTCCCTGAGAATTTGACACTTGAAGAGGCTTTGGACAAAGGCTTTGAGGGGAGGGTCAGTGAGGAAGATTGCTGGGAGGTTCTTGAAGTTCTTGAGGAGGAGAAGCTTATATTATGTTGCTTGTACTTCTTTCAGTGGATGAGGTCTCAGGAGCCTTCGCTTGTTACACCGCGCTCGTGTACTGTGTTGTTCCCGGCATTGGGGCGGGCGAGGATGGGTGATAAGTTGATGGTTTTGTTCAGGAACTTGCCATCCACAACGGAGTTCAAAGATGTTCATGTTTATAATGCTGCAATTTCAGGCCTTCTGGATGGTGGCAG GTATGAAGATGCTTGGAAGGTGTACGAGGTAATGGAAACTGAAAATATTCGACCAGATCATGTTACGTGCTCTATTATGATTGTCCTTATGAGAACACTTGGCCATAGTGCGAAAGATGCATGGCAGTTTTTTGAGAAAATGAACAGAAAAGGGGTCCAATGGTCTGAAGAAGTTTTAGGTGCATTAATAAAGTCATTTTGTGTTGAGGGTCTAGTGAATGAAGCTCTCATCATCCAAATCGAAATGGAGAAGAAAGGGATCTCTCCAAATGCAATTGTGTATAACACTCTGATGGATGCATATTGTAAATCCAATCATGTAGAAGAAGCTGAAGGCCTTTTTGTTGAGATGAAATCTAAAGGGATTAAGCCTACTGAGGCTACCTTCAACATTCTAATGCATGCATACAGCAGAAGAATGCAGCCGAAGATTGTGGAAAAGCTTCTGGAAGAAATGCAGGATGTTGGCTTGAAGCCAAATGTGAAATCATATACTTGTGTAATTAGCGCATATGGGAAGCAGAAAAAGATGTGTGACATGGCCTCCGATGCattcttgaagatgaagaaaGTTGGCATACAACCCACTTCACATTCTTATACAGCTCTGATACATGCGTATTCAATTAGTGGCTGGCATGAGAAAGCTTATGCTGCATATGAAAGCATGCAAAGGGAAGGAATCAAACCTTCCATAGAAACCTACACTGCTTTACTAGATGCATTTAGGCGTGCCGGCGACACCCAAACTTTGATGAAAATATGGAAGTTGATGATGCTCGACAAAATTGAAGGAACACGTGTTACGTTCAACATTCTTGTTGATGGTTTTGCTAAACAAGGTCGATACATGGAAGCAAGAGATGTCATTTCCGAATTCGGGAAAATGGGATTACACCCAACAGTGATGACATACAATATGCTGATGAATGCATATGCACGAGGAGGGCGACATTCAAAGCTGCCTCAGTTGTTGAAAGAGATGGAAAATCTCAACTTAAAACCAGATTCTGTCACCTATTCGACTATGATATATGCCTATGTTCGCGTCCGAGATTTTAAGCGTGCATTCTTTTACCACAAGCAGATGGTCAAGACTAGGCAGGTACCAGATTTGGCTTCATACCAGAAGCTTCGGTCGATTCTTGATGTAAAAGCTGCAAAGAAGAATAGGAAGGATAGGAGTGCCTTGGTTGGTATAGTTAATAGTAAGATGGGCATCACAAAAGTAAAAAGACAGAAAGATGAGTTTTGGAAGCATAGGAAGAAACATGTAACGAAACGTAGTGCTGATGCTAGTGCCCAGTGA